The Streptomyces tendae genome has a window encoding:
- the rplB gene encoding 50S ribosomal protein L2 yields the protein MGIRKYKPTTPGRRGSSVADFVEVTRSTPEKSLVRPLHSKGGRNNSGRVTVRHQGGGHKRAYRVIDFRRHDKDGVPAKVAHIEYDPNRTARIALLHYADGEKRYILAPRGLNQGDRVENGPGADIKPGNNLALRNIPVGTTLHAIELRPGGGAKFARSAGASVQLLAKEGTMAHLRMPSGEIRLVDQRCRATVGEVGNAEQSNINWGKAGRKRWLGVRPTVRGVVMNPVDHPHGGGEGRTSGGRHPVSPWGKKEGRTRSPKKASNKYIVRRRKTNKKR from the coding sequence ATGGGTATCCGCAAGTACAAGCCGACGACTCCGGGCCGTCGTGGCTCCAGCGTCGCCGACTTCGTCGAGGTCACGCGGTCCACGCCGGAGAAGTCGCTGGTCCGTCCCCTGCACAGCAAGGGCGGCCGTAACAATTCCGGTCGTGTGACCGTCCGCCACCAGGGCGGTGGCCACAAGCGCGCCTACCGCGTGATCGACTTCCGTCGTCACGACAAGGACGGCGTGCCGGCGAAGGTCGCGCACATCGAGTACGACCCCAACCGCACCGCGCGCATCGCGCTCCTGCACTACGCGGACGGCGAGAAGCGCTACATCCTCGCGCCGCGTGGCCTGAACCAGGGCGACCGCGTCGAGAACGGTCCCGGGGCCGACATCAAGCCGGGCAACAACCTTGCCCTGCGCAACATCCCCGTGGGTACGACGCTGCACGCCATCGAGCTGCGTCCCGGCGGCGGCGCCAAGTTCGCCCGCTCCGCCGGCGCCTCGGTGCAGCTGCTCGCGAAGGAGGGCACCATGGCCCACCTCCGCATGCCCTCCGGTGAGATCCGCCTGGTCGACCAGCGCTGCCGCGCCACGGTCGGCGAGGTCGGCAACGCCGAGCAGAGCAACATCAACTGGGGCAAGGCGGGCCGCAAGCGGTGGCTGGGCGTCCGCCCGACCGTCCGCGGTGTCGTCATGAACCCGGTGGACCACCCGCACGGTGGTGGTGAGGGCCGGACCTCCGGTGGCCGTCACCCCGTGTCCCCCTGGGGCAAGAAGGAAGGCCGTACTCGTTCGCCCAAGAAGGCGTCGAACAAGTACATCGTCCGCCGCCGCAAGACGAACAAGAAGCGCTAA
- the rpsS gene encoding 30S ribosomal protein S19, translating to MPRSLKKGPFVDDHLIKKVDAQNEAGTKNVIKTWSRRSMIVPAMLGHTIAVHNGKTHIPVFVTESMVGHKLGEFSPTRTFRGHVKDDRKSKRR from the coding sequence ATGCCTCGTAGCTTGAAGAAGGGACCCTTCGTCGACGACCACCTGATCAAGAAGGTGGACGCGCAGAACGAAGCCGGTACCAAGAACGTCATCAAGACCTGGTCCCGTCGCTCGATGATCGTCCCGGCGATGCTGGGCCACACGATCGCGGTGCACAACGGCAAGACCCACATCCCGGTGTTTGTCACCGAGTCGATGGTCGGCCACAAGCTCGGCGAGTTCTCGCCGACCCGCACCTTCCGGGGCCACGTCAAGGACGACCGGAAGTCGAAGCGCCGCTAG
- the rplV gene encoding 50S ribosomal protein L22, which yields MEARAQARYIRVTPMKARRVVDLIRGMDATEAQAVLRFAPQAASVPVGKVLDSAIANAAHNYDHTDVDSLFISEAYVDEGPTLKRFRPRAQGRAYRIRKRTSHITVVVSSKEGTR from the coding sequence ATGGAAGCCAGGGCCCAGGCGCGGTACATCCGCGTCACGCCCATGAAGGCCCGCCGCGTGGTGGACCTCATCCGTGGCATGGACGCCACGGAGGCTCAGGCGGTCCTGCGTTTCGCCCCGCAGGCCGCGAGCGTGCCGGTGGGCAAGGTGCTGGACAGCGCCATTGCCAACGCCGCGCACAACTACGACCACACCGATGTCGACAGCCTCTTCATTTCCGAGGCCTACGTCGACGAGGGCCCGACCCTGAAGCGGTTCCGTCCGCGCGCCCAGGGCCGCGCCTACCGGATCCGCAAGCGGACCAGCCACATCACCGTGGTCGTCAGCAGCAAGGAAGGAACCCGGTAA
- the rpsC gene encoding 30S ribosomal protein S3 yields the protein MGQKVNPHGFRLGVTTDFKSRWYADKLYKDYVKEDVAIRRMMTSGMERAGISKVEIERTRDRVRVDIHTARPGIVIGRRGAEADRIRGDLEKLTGKQVQLNILEVKNPETDAQLVAQAVAEQLSSRVSFRRAMRKSMQSAMKAGAKGIKIQCGGRLGGAEMSRSEFYREGRVPLHTLRANVDYGFFEAKTTFGRIGVKVWIYKGDVKNIAEVRAENAAARAGNRPARGGADRPARGGRGGERGGRGRKPQQAPAAEAPKAEAPAAAPAESTGTEA from the coding sequence ATGGGCCAGAAGGTTAACCCGCATGGGTTCCGGCTCGGTGTCACGACCGACTTCAAGTCGCGTTGGTACGCCGACAAGCTGTACAAGGACTACGTCAAGGAAGACGTCGCCATCCGTCGGATGATGACGTCCGGCATGGAGCGCGCCGGCATCTCCAAGGTCGAGATCGAGCGCACCCGCGACCGTGTGCGTGTGGACATCCACACCGCGCGTCCGGGCATCGTGATCGGCCGCCGTGGCGCCGAGGCCGACCGCATCCGCGGCGACCTCGAGAAGCTCACCGGCAAGCAGGTCCAGCTGAACATCCTCGAGGTCAAGAACCCCGAGACCGACGCTCAGCTGGTCGCCCAGGCCGTCGCCGAGCAGCTCTCCTCCCGCGTCTCCTTCCGCCGCGCCATGCGTAAGAGCATGCAGTCGGCCATGAAGGCGGGCGCCAAGGGCATCAAGATCCAGTGCGGTGGCCGCCTCGGTGGCGCCGAGATGTCCCGCTCGGAGTTCTACCGCGAGGGCCGTGTGCCCCTGCACACGCTCCGCGCGAACGTGGACTACGGCTTCTTCGAGGCCAAGACGACCTTCGGCCGCATCGGCGTGAAGGTCTGGATCTACAAGGGCGACGTCAAGAACATCGCCGAGGTCCGCGCCGAGAACGCCGCTGCCCGCGCCGGCAACCGCCCGGCCCGTGGCGGTGCCGACCGCCCGGCCCGTGGTGGCCGCGGTGGCGAGCGTGGCGGTCGCGGTCGCAAGCCGCAGCAGGCTCCCGCTGCCGAGGCCCCCAAGGCCGAGGCTCCGGCGGCCGCTCCGGCTGAGAGCACCGGAACGGAGGCCTGA
- the rplP gene encoding 50S ribosomal protein L16 codes for MLIPRRVKHRKQHHPKRNGMSKGGTQVAFGEYGIQALTPAYVTNRQIEAARIAMTRHIKRGGKVWINIYPDRPLTKKPAETRMGSGKGSPEWWVANVKPGRVMFELSYPNEKIAREALTRAAHKLPMKCKIVKREAGEA; via the coding sequence ATGCTGATCCCCCGTAGGGTCAAGCACCGCAAGCAGCACCACCCGAAGCGCAACGGCATGTCGAAGGGTGGCACGCAGGTTGCGTTCGGCGAGTACGGCATCCAGGCGCTCACCCCGGCGTACGTGACGAACCGCCAGATCGAAGCGGCTCGTATCGCCATGACCCGTCACATCAAGCGTGGCGGCAAGGTCTGGATCAACATCTACCCGGACCGCCCCCTCACCAAGAAGCCGGCCGAGACCCGCATGGGTTCCGGTAAGGGCTCCCCGGAGTGGTGGGTGGCCAACGTCAAGCCCGGACGCGTCATGTTCGAGCTGTCGTACCCCAACGAGAAGATCGCGCGCGAGGCCCTGACCCGTGCGGCTCACAAGCTGCCGATGAAGTGCAAGATCGTCAAGCGCGAGGCAGGTGAAGCGTGA
- the rpmC gene encoding 50S ribosomal protein L29, whose amino-acid sequence MSAGTKASELRELGNEELLAKLREAKEELFNLRFQAATGQLENHGRLKAVRKDIARIYTLMRERELGIETVESA is encoded by the coding sequence ATGTCGGCCGGTACCAAGGCGTCAGAGCTGCGCGAGCTGGGCAACGAGGAGCTTCTGGCGAAGCTCCGCGAGGCCAAGGAAGAGCTGTTCAACCTCCGCTTCCAGGCGGCCACGGGTCAGCTCGAGAACCACGGTCGGCTCAAGGCCGTCCGCAAGGACATCGCGCGGATCTACACCCTGATGCGTGAGCGCGAGCTGGGCATCGAGACGGTGGAGAGCGCATGA
- the rpsQ gene encoding 30S ribosomal protein S17 — MSENNVTEETKAARGFRKTREGLVVSDKMDKTVVVAVEDRVKHALYGKVIRRTNKLKAHDEQNAAGVGDRVLLMETRPLSATKRWRVVEILEKAK, encoded by the coding sequence ATGAGCGAGAACAACGTGACTGAAGAGACGAAGGCCGCCCGCGGTTTCCGTAAGACCCGTGAGGGTCTGGTCGTCAGCGACAAGATGGACAAGACCGTCGTCGTCGCCGTCGAGGACCGCGTCAAGCACGCGCTGTACGGCAAGGTCATCCGCCGTACCAACAAGCTCAAGGCGCACGACGAGCAGAACGCCGCCGGTGTCGGCGACCGCGTCCTCCTCATGGAGACCCGGCCGCTGTCCGCCACGAAGCGCTGGCGCGTCGTCGAGATCCTCGAGAAGGCCAAGTAA
- the rplN gene encoding 50S ribosomal protein L14, whose amino-acid sequence MIQQESRLRVADNTGAKEILCIRVLGGSGRRYAGIGDVIVATVKDAIPGGNVKKGDVVKAVIVRTVKERRRPDGSYIRFDENAAVILKNDGDPRGTRIFGPVGRELREKKFMKIISLAPEVL is encoded by the coding sequence GTGATCCAGCAGGAGTCGCGACTGCGTGTCGCCGACAACACTGGTGCGAAGGAAATCCTTTGCATCCGTGTGCTCGGTGGCTCCGGTCGCCGCTACGCGGGCATCGGTGACGTCATCGTCGCCACCGTCAAGGACGCGATCCCCGGTGGCAACGTGAAGAAGGGTGACGTCGTCAAGGCGGTCATCGTTCGCACCGTCAAGGAGCGCCGCCGTCCGGACGGCTCGTACATCCGCTTCGACGAGAACGCCGCCGTCATTCTGAAGAACGACGGCGACCCTCGCGGCACCCGTATCTTCGGCCCGGTGGGCCGTGAGCTGCGCGAGAAGAAGTTCATGAAGATCATCTCCCTCGCGCCGGAGGTGCTGTGA
- the rplX gene encoding 50S ribosomal protein L24 encodes MKIKKGDLVQVITGKDKGKQGKVIAAFPREDRVLVEGVNRVKKHTKAGPTASGSQAGGIVTTEAPIHVSNVQLVVEKDGNKVVTRVGYRFDDEGNKIRVAKRTGEDI; translated from the coding sequence ATGAAGATCAAGAAGGGCGACCTGGTCCAGGTCATCACCGGTAAGGACAAGGGCAAGCAGGGCAAGGTCATCGCGGCCTTCCCCCGCGAGGACCGCGTCCTGGTCGAGGGTGTCAACCGGGTCAAGAAGCACACCAAGGCCGGTCCGACCGCCAGCGGTTCGCAGGCCGGCGGCATCGTGACCACCGAGGCCCCGATCCACGTCTCCAACGTCCAGCTGGTCGTGGAGAAGGACGGCAACAAGGTCGTCACGCGCGTCGGTTACCGCTTCGACGACGAGGGCAACAAGATCCGCGTTGCCAAGCGGACGGGTGAGGACATCTGA
- the rplE gene encoding 50S ribosomal protein L5 → MTTTTTPRLKTKYREEIAGKLREQFSYENVMQVPGLVKIVVNMGVGDAARDSKLIEGAIRDLTTITGQKPAVTKARKSIAQFKLREGQPIGAHVTLRGDRMWEFLDRTLSLALPRIRDFRGLSPKQFDGRGNYTFGLTEQVMFHEIDQDKIDRVRGMDITVVTTATNDEEGRALLRHLGFPFKEA, encoded by the coding sequence ATGACGACCACCACCACTCCGCGTCTGAAGACGAAGTACCGCGAGGAGATCGCGGGCAAGCTGCGTGAGCAGTTCTCCTACGAGAACGTCATGCAGGTTCCCGGCCTCGTCAAGATCGTGGTCAACATGGGTGTGGGCGACGCCGCCCGCGACTCCAAGCTGATCGAGGGCGCCATCCGCGACCTCACCACGATCACCGGTCAGAAGCCGGCCGTCACCAAGGCCCGCAAGTCCATCGCGCAGTTCAAGCTGCGTGAGGGTCAGCCGATCGGTGCCCACGTCACCCTCCGTGGCGACCGCATGTGGGAGTTCCTGGACCGCACCCTGTCGCTCGCGCTCCCGCGCATCCGCGACTTCCGTGGTCTGTCCCCCAAGCAGTTCGACGGCCGGGGCAACTACACCTTCGGTCTCACGGAGCAGGTCATGTTCCACGAGATCGACCAGGACAAGATCGACCGTGTCCGGGGTATGGACATCACCGTGGTGACCACGGCGACCAACGACGAAGAGGGCCGTGCCCTTCTCCGTCACCTCGGCTTCCCGTTCAAGGAGGCGTGA
- a CDS encoding type Z 30S ribosomal protein S14: MAKKALIAKAARKPKFGVRGYTRCQRCGRPHSVYRKFGLCRVCLREMAHRGELPGVTKSSW; encoded by the coding sequence ATGGCGAAGAAGGCTCTCATCGCGAAGGCTGCTCGCAAGCCCAAGTTCGGAGTGCGCGGCTACACCCGCTGCCAGCGCTGCGGCCGTCCGCACTCCGTGTACCGCAAGTTCGGCCTGTGCCGCGTCTGCCTTCGTGAGATGGCTCACCGTGGCGAGCTGCCGGGCGTGACCAAGAGCTCCTGGTAG
- the rpsH gene encoding 30S ribosomal protein S8 — translation MTMTDPIADMLTRLRNANSAYHDTVAMPHSKIKSHIAEILQQEGFITGWKVEDAEVGKSLVLDLKFGPNRERSIAGIKRISKPGLRVYAKSTNLPKVLGGLGVAIISTSHGLLTDKQAGKKGVGGEVLAYVW, via the coding sequence ATGACCATGACTGATCCGATCGCAGACATGCTTACGCGTCTGCGGAACGCGAACTCGGCGTACCACGACACCGTGGCGATGCCGCACTCGAAGATCAAGTCGCACATCGCGGAGATCCTCCAGCAGGAGGGCTTCATCACGGGCTGGAAGGTCGAGGACGCCGAGGTCGGCAAGAGCCTCGTCCTGGACCTCAAGTTCGGTCCCAACCGTGAGCGCTCCATCGCGGGCATCAAGCGGATCTCCAAGCCCGGTCTCCGGGTGTACGCGAAGTCCACCAACCTGCCGAAGGTGCTGGGCGGCCTCGGCGTGGCGATCATCTCCACGTCGCACGGGCTCCTCACCGACAAGCAGGCCGGCAAGAAGGGCGTGGGTGGGGAAGTCCTCGCCTACGTCTGGTAG
- the rplF gene encoding 50S ribosomal protein L6: MSRIGKLPIAVPAGVDVTIDGRTVSVKGPKGSLTHTVVAPIEIAKGEDGVLNVTRPNDERQNKALHGLSRTLVANMITGVTQGYVKKLEISGVGYRVVAKGSNLEFSLGYSHPITVEAPEGITFKVEAPTRFSVEGIDKQKVGEVAANIRKLRKPDPYKAKGVKYEGEVIRRKVGKAGK; the protein is encoded by the coding sequence ATGTCGCGCATCGGCAAGCTCCCCATCGCGGTTCCCGCCGGCGTGGACGTCACCATCGACGGCCGTACGGTTTCGGTCAAGGGCCCCAAGGGCTCGCTGACCCACACCGTCGTGGCGCCGATCGAGATCGCCAAGGGTGAGGACGGCGTTCTGAACGTCACCCGCCCCAACGACGAGCGTCAGAACAAGGCCCTCCACGGCCTGTCCCGCACGCTGGTGGCGAACATGATCACCGGCGTGACCCAGGGTTACGTGAAGAAGCTCGAGATCAGCGGTGTCGGTTACCGCGTTGTCGCCAAGGGTTCGAACCTGGAGTTCTCCCTCGGTTACAGCCACCCGATCACGGTCGAGGCCCCCGAGGGCATCACCTTCAAGGTGGAGGCCCCCACCCGTTTCTCGGTCGAGGGCATCGACAAGCAGAAGGTCGGCGAGGTTGCGGCCAACATCCGCAAGCTGCGCAAGCCCGACCCGTACAAGGCCAAGGGCGTCAAGTACGAGGGCGAAGTCATCCGCCGCAAGGTCGGAAAGGCGGGTAAGTAA
- the rplR gene encoding 50S ribosomal protein L18, producing MAYGQKILKGDAYKRAAIKRRHIRIRKKVAGTAERPRLVVTRSNRHIVAQVIDDLKGHTLASASTLDASVRGGEGDKSAQAKQVGALVAERAKAAGVEAVVFDRGGNQYAGRIAALADAAREAGLKF from the coding sequence ATGGCATACGGGCAGAAGATCCTCAAGGGCGACGCCTACAAGCGTGCTGCTATCAAGCGTCGTCACATCCGGATCCGCAAGAAGGTCGCCGGCACCGCCGAGCGTCCTCGCCTGGTCGTGACTCGTTCCAACCGCCACATCGTGGCGCAGGTGATCGACGACCTGAAGGGTCACACCCTGGCGTCGGCGTCCACCCTGGACGCGTCCGTCCGCGGTGGCGAGGGCGACAAGTCCGCGCAGGCCAAGCAGGTCGGCGCCCTGGTCGCCGAGCGCGCCAAGGCCGCCGGTGTCGAGGCCGTCGTGTTCGACCGTGGTGGCAACCAGTACGCCGGGCGCATCGCCGCTCTGGCGGACGCCGCCCGCGAAGCCGGACTGAAGTTCTGA
- the rpsE gene encoding 30S ribosomal protein S5, giving the protein MAGPQRRGGGAGGGERRDRKGRDGGAAAAEKTAYVERVVAINRVAKVVKGGRRFSFTALVVVGDGDGTVGVGYGKAKEVPAAIAKGVEEAKKHFFKVPRIQGTIPHPIQGEKAAGVVLLKPASPGTGVIAGGPVRAVLECAGIHDVLSKSLGSDNQINIVHATVEALKGLQRPEEIAARRGLPLEDVAPAALLRARAGAGA; this is encoded by the coding sequence ATGGCTGGACCCCAGCGCCGCGGTGGCGGTGCCGGTGGCGGCGAGCGGCGGGACCGGAAGGGCCGTGACGGCGGCGCAGCTGCCGCCGAGAAGACCGCATACGTTGAGCGCGTCGTCGCGATCAACCGTGTCGCCAAGGTTGTGAAGGGTGGTCGTCGCTTCAGCTTCACCGCGCTGGTCGTGGTGGGCGACGGTGACGGCACCGTGGGTGTCGGATACGGCAAGGCCAAGGAGGTGCCGGCCGCCATCGCCAAGGGTGTTGAGGAGGCCAAGAAGCACTTCTTCAAGGTCCCCCGCATCCAGGGCACCATCCCGCACCCCATCCAGGGTGAGAAGGCTGCCGGCGTCGTGCTGCTCAAGCCCGCGTCGCCCGGTACCGGTGTGATCGCCGGTGGTCCGGTGCGCGCCGTGCTCGAGTGCGCCGGTATCCACGACGTGCTGTCGAAGTCGCTCGGCTCCGACAACCAGATCAACATCGTGCACGCGACCGTGGAGGCCCTCAAGGGCCTGCAGCGTCCCGAGGAGATCGCGGCCCGCCGTGGTCTGCCCCTCGAGGACGTCGCTCCCGCGGCTCTTCTCCGTGCGCGTGCCGGGGCGGGTGCGTAA
- the rpmD gene encoding 50S ribosomal protein L30 — translation MAQLKITQVKSYIGSKQNHRDTLRSLGLKGINTQVVKEDRPEFRGMVHTVRHLVTVEEVD, via the coding sequence ATGGCGCAGCTCAAGATTACGCAGGTCAAGTCCTACATCGGCAGCAAGCAGAACCACCGTGACACCCTGCGCTCCCTTGGTCTCAAGGGCATCAACACGCAGGTCGTCAAGGAGGATCGTCCCGAGTTCCGCGGCATGGTGCACACCGTCCGCCACCTCGTGACGGTCGAGGAGGTCGACTGA
- the rplO gene encoding 50S ribosomal protein L15 produces MAENNPLKIHNLRPAPGAKTAKTRVGRGEASKGKTAGRGTKGTKARYQVPERFEGGQMPLHMRLPKLKGFKNPFKTEFQVVNLDKLASLYPEGGEVTVEDLVAKGAVRKNSLVKVLGQGEISVALQVTVDAVSGSAKEKITAAGGTVTELV; encoded by the coding sequence ATGGCGGAGAACAACCCGCTCAAGATCCACAACCTCCGTCCCGCCCCCGGCGCCAAGACCGCGAAGACCCGTGTCGGTCGTGGTGAGGCGTCGAAGGGTAAGACGGCCGGTCGTGGTACCAAGGGCACCAAGGCCCGTTACCAGGTTCCGGAGCGCTTCGAGGGTGGCCAGATGCCCCTCCACATGCGTCTCCCGAAGCTCAAGGGCTTCAAGAACCCGTTCAAGACCGAGTTCCAGGTTGTGAACCTGGACAAGCTCGCCTCGCTCTACCCCGAGGGCGGAGAGGTCACGGTCGAGGACCTGGTCGCCAAGGGCGCCGTGCGCAAGAACAGCCTCGTCAAGGTCCTGGGCCAGGGCGAGATCTCCGTGGCGCTGCAGGTGACGGTCGACGCCGTCTCCGGCTCCGCCAAGGAGAAGATCACCGCCGCCGGCGGTACCGTCACCGAGCTCGTCTGA
- the secY gene encoding preprotein translocase subunit SecY has product MLTAFARAFKTPDLRKKLLFTLGIIVVYRVGTHIPIPGVDYRNVQTCIDAAQANQGLFGLVNMFSGGALLQITVFALGIMPYITASIILQLLTVVIPRLEALKKEGQAGTAKITQYTRYLTVALAILQGTGLVATARSGALFQGCPVAGQIVPDQSIFVTITMVITMTAGTAMVMWLGELITDRGIGNGMSILMFISIAATFPSALWAIKEQGSLAGGWIEFGTVIAVGLVMVGLVVFVEQAQRRIPVQYAKRMIGRRSYGGTSTYIPLKVNQAGVIPVIFASSLLYIPALIAQFSSGTSGWKTWIEAHLVRGDHPIYVTLYFLLIVFFAFFYVAISFNPEEVADNMKKYGGFIPGIRAGRPTAEYLSYVLNRITWPGSLYLGLIALVPTMALVGFGANQNFPFGGTSILIIVGVGLETVKQIESQLQQRNYEGFLR; this is encoded by the coding sequence GTGCTCACCGCGTTCGCCCGGGCGTTCAAGACGCCCGACCTGCGCAAGAAGCTGCTCTTCACGCTCGGCATCATCGTGGTGTACCGGGTCGGTACGCACATTCCCATCCCGGGTGTCGACTACCGGAACGTCCAGACCTGTATCGACGCCGCCCAGGCGAACCAGGGCCTGTTCGGTCTGGTGAACATGTTCAGCGGCGGTGCGCTGCTCCAGATCACGGTCTTCGCGCTCGGCATCATGCCGTACATCACGGCGAGCATCATTCTGCAGCTGCTGACCGTGGTGATCCCGCGCCTGGAAGCCCTCAAGAAGGAGGGACAGGCCGGCACGGCGAAGATCACGCAGTACACCCGTTACCTGACGGTCGCGCTCGCCATCCTGCAGGGCACCGGCCTGGTGGCCACCGCCCGCAGCGGCGCCCTCTTCCAGGGCTGCCCGGTCGCGGGCCAGATCGTCCCCGACCAGTCGATCTTCGTGACCATCACCATGGTCATCACCATGACCGCCGGTACGGCCATGGTCATGTGGCTCGGTGAGCTCATCACCGACCGCGGCATCGGCAACGGCATGTCGATCCTCATGTTCATCTCGATCGCCGCCACCTTCCCCTCCGCCCTGTGGGCCATCAAGGAGCAGGGCAGCCTGGCGGGCGGCTGGATCGAGTTCGGCACCGTCATCGCCGTGGGTCTGGTCATGGTCGGCCTGGTCGTCTTCGTCGAGCAGGCCCAGCGCAGGATCCCCGTCCAGTACGCGAAGCGCATGATCGGACGCCGCTCCTACGGCGGGACGTCCACCTACATCCCGCTGAAGGTGAACCAGGCCGGTGTGATCCCGGTCATCTTCGCCTCGTCGCTGCTGTACATCCCGGCGCTCATCGCGCAGTTCTCCAGTGGCACCTCGGGCTGGAAGACCTGGATCGAGGCGCACCTCGTCCGCGGTGACCACCCGATCTACGTGACGCTGTACTTCTTGCTCATCGTGTTCTTCGCGTTCTTCTACGTGGCGATCTCGTTCAACCCCGAGGAAGTCGCGGACAACATGAAGAAGTATGGTGGCTTCATCCCGGGCATCCGGGCTGGCCGACCGACCGCTGAGTACCTGAGTTACGTACTCAACCGGATCACCTGGCCGGGTTCGCTGTACTTGGGGCTGATCGCTCTCGTACCGACGATGGCGTTGGTTGGTTTCGGGGCGAACCAGAACTTCCCGTTCGGCGGGACCAGCATCCTGATCATCGTGGGTGTCGGTCTCGAGACCGTGAAGCAGATCGAGAGCCAGCTCCAGCAGCGCAATTACGAAGGGTTCCTCCGCTGA
- a CDS encoding adenylate kinase — translation MRIVLVGPPGAGKGTQATRLAEKLRIPHISTGDLFRANISRQTELGKLAKSYMDAGNLVPDEVTIAMAKDRMEQPDAEGGFLLDGFPRNVSQAEALDELLKTEGIKLDAVLDLEAPEDEVVKRIAGRRVCRKDSAHVFHVSYSPPKQEGVCDLCGGELYQRDDDSEETVRTRLEVYHTQTEPIIDYYRAQGLVVTISAMGPVDEVTGRALEALKSGQ, via the coding sequence ATGCGAATCGTCCTCGTCGGGCCGCCGGGTGCTGGGAAGGGCACACAGGCCACCCGTCTTGCCGAGAAACTGCGCATCCCGCACATCTCCACGGGCGACCTGTTCCGCGCCAACATCAGCCGGCAGACCGAGCTCGGGAAGCTCGCGAAGTCCTACATGGACGCCGGTAACCTCGTCCCCGACGAGGTCACCATCGCCATGGCCAAGGACCGCATGGAGCAGCCCGACGCCGAGGGCGGTTTCCTGCTGGACGGCTTCCCGCGCAACGTGTCGCAGGCCGAGGCGCTGGACGAGCTGCTGAAGACCGAGGGCATCAAGCTGGACGCGGTGCTCGACCTCGAGGCCCCCGAGGACGAGGTCGTGAAGCGGATCGCCGGCCGGCGCGTCTGCCGCAAGGACTCCGCGCACGTGTTCCACGTGAGCTACAGCCCCCCGAAGCAGGAGGGCGTCTGCGACCTCTGCGGTGGCGAGCTGTACCAGCGCGACGACGACTCCGAGGAGACCGTCCGCACGCGGCTGGAGGTCTACCACACGCAGACCGAGCCGATCATCGACTACTACCGCGCCCAGGGCCTGGTGGTGACCATCTCCGCGATGGGTCCCGTCGACGAGGTCACCGGCCGGGCGCTGGAGGCGCTGAAGAGCGGCCAGTAG
- the map gene encoding type I methionyl aminopeptidase translates to MVQIKSPEQIAKMREAGLVVAAIHAATREAAVPGASTRDLDQVARKVLAEHDAKPNFLGYGGFPATICTSVNEVVVHGIPSDDVILKDGDIISIDCGAIIDGWHGDAAYTAFVGSGHSPELIELSRVTEESMWAGIAAMKQGNRLVDISRAVETYIRRQPKPGGGKYGIIEDYGGHGIGTEMHMDPHLLNYVDRKRGKGPKLVPGFCLAIEPMVSLGTPRTEVLSDDWTVITTDGTWSSHWEHSVALTEQGPLVLTAPDGGKAKLAELGITAAPDPLA, encoded by the coding sequence ATGGTGCAGATCAAGAGCCCTGAGCAGATCGCCAAGATGCGCGAGGCGGGGCTGGTCGTCGCCGCCATCCACGCGGCCACCCGGGAGGCCGCGGTGCCCGGGGCCTCCACCAGGGATCTGGACCAGGTCGCCCGCAAGGTGCTCGCCGAGCACGACGCCAAGCCGAACTTCCTCGGCTACGGCGGCTTCCCCGCCACCATCTGCACCTCGGTGAACGAGGTCGTGGTGCACGGCATCCCGTCCGACGACGTGATCCTCAAGGACGGGGACATCATCTCCATCGACTGCGGCGCGATCATCGACGGCTGGCACGGCGACGCCGCGTACACCGCGTTCGTCGGCTCGGGTCACTCCCCGGAGCTGATCGAGCTGTCCCGGGTGACCGAGGAGTCGATGTGGGCCGGCATCGCGGCCATGAAGCAGGGGAACCGGCTGGTCGACATCTCCCGGGCCGTCGAGACGTACATCCGCCGCCAGCCCAAGCCCGGCGGCGGCAAGTACGGGATCATCGAGGACTACGGCGGCCACGGTATCGGCACCGAGATGCACATGGACCCGCACCTGCTGAACTACGTGGACCGCAAGCGCGGCAAGGGCCCCAAGCTGGTTCCCGGCTTCTGCCTGGCGATCGAGCCGATGGTCTCCCTCGGGACTCCCCGGACCGAGGTCCTCTCCGACGACTGGACCGTGATCACCACCGACGGCACCTGGTCCTCGCACTGGGAGCACTCGGTCGCGCTGACCGAACAGGGCCCGCTGGTCCTCACCGCCCCGGACGGCGGCAAGGCGAAGCTCGCCGAGCTGGGCATCACGGCGGCGCCGGACCCGCTGGCCTGA